A region from the Salvia splendens isolate huo1 chromosome 15, SspV2, whole genome shotgun sequence genome encodes:
- the LOC121766400 gene encoding uncharacterized protein LOC121766400: METPSSTRRVTRSLTLASSWKTEEPSMQKKQQQQDRSALIDITNDSPIVGLAMGRLKTPSSAFSKKRVSNQGQFIQTPGSGEALLRGQVKTLLQKVEEEAELSKITLDKRPFFNLQGLISSPLDLVAPTPANTPQILNNQIGDCGSDGFPSVTTIAETFFIPQMMNGVVEEGKQGSVETEESVITRSLFLDFLEKSDSSDFSSVVTTYQGVCFGGRERKVSNDNDDDDDDASIWSIQVNASSTRDEDDDEVEEDEEVVEGCIEEEEEEYCLVVHDDWMVDDVCEEMSKISVGPKFEGKHIRFIYNSDGEIEGEEEEVCDTPEE; the protein is encoded by the exons ATGGAAACCCCATCATCTACTAGAAGAGTCACGCGATCACTGACCCTGGCTTCATCTT GGAAAACTGAGGAACCATCGATGCAGAAAAAGCAGCAGCAGCAAGATCGGTCTGCTTTAATAGATATAACCAACGATTCCCCCATTGTTGGGCTTGCAATGGGAAGGCTGAAAACCCCCTCTTCCGCATTCTCGAAGAAGAGAGTGAGCAATCAAGGGCAGTTCATCCAAACCCCGGGTTCGGGTGAAGCCCTCTTGAGAGGCCAGGTGAAGACTCTTCTTCAGAAGGTTGAGGAAGAGGCGGAGCTCTCCAAGATCACTCTCGATAAACGCCCTTTCTTCAATCTTCAGGGGCTGATCAGCTCCCCCCTCGATCTTGTTGCACCGACCCCTGCAAATACACCTCAAATTCTCAATAATCAAATTGGGGATTGTGGTAGTGATGGTTTCCCTTCTGTCACTACTATTGCTGAGACATTTTTCATCCCACAG ATGATGAATGGTGTGGTTGAGGAGGGGAAGCAAGGCAGCGTGGAGACGGAGGAGAGCGTGATCACGAGGTCTTTGTTTCTTGACTTCTTAGAGAAGTCTGATTCATCTGATTTCTCATCCGTGGTGACTACTTACCAAGGAGTGTGCTTtggggggagagagagaaaggtcTCTAACGATaacgacgatgatgatgatgatgcctCGATATGGTCTATTCAGGTGAATGCAAGCAGCACTAGAGATGAAGATGACGATGAAGtagaagaagacgaagaagtCGTGGAAGGCTGCattgaagaggaagaggaagagtaCTGCTTAGTGGTGCATGATGATTGGATGGTTGATGATGTTTGTGAAGAAATGAGCAAGATTAGCGTTGGGCCGAAGTTTGAAGGGAAGCACATCCGGTTCATCTACAACAGTGATGGAGAGATtgaaggagaggaagaggaagtgtGTGACACACCAGAGGAATAA